CATactgacatgacagcatcaccGAGCTGATGCAGATCTCTGAATATCCCATTCTGCCACACCTCAAAGGTTCTGAACTTGTCTGAGATCTGGTGAATGTGGAGGTTGTTGGAGTCCAGTGGTCATGTCCTATAAACCAGTTATAGATGGCCTGAGCTTGGTGCATCATCCTGCTGCATGCAGTCATCAGAAGATGGTTCTACGTGGTCATGaatggatggacatggtcagcaactatACTCGGGTGTGTAAACCAGGCTCAGGCAGTCCTGAAGGGTCCAGCAGGGAACCAGAACTTCAAgtttatgccaaattctgactTGACCATCTGAATGTCACGGTGGAAATCAACCATTTTGACTAAACCATTAAGGAGCAGTATGCGATTGGCTGAGAAGCTACGTGTATGCGTTATAGGTTGTATGCTATCTGCTTAGGCTGATGCATGAATATAACCAGAGTCATGCATCATGAGATAATTGGAAGTGAGTCTACAAAAGCGGATTACCTGATCAGAACAACTGGTTATTTGGTTTTTCATGAATAAGGATTATCATCAGGTGGAGTTAATAAAATAGGTCCTAAAGCAGGGGTGGACAACTCTGAGCCTTGATGGCCGCTACCCTGTTCCAACATTCAATGGTtgtatcacctgttcagcaggtcgCCAAGCTATGTAGAAGCCTTTCAataacctgctgattaaaatcaggtgtgttagagcagggaaacaactaaaacacactGGATAGCAGCCCTGAAGGACCAGGATCGCCCACCCCTGTCCCCAGACTTGTAATCTGGTTCGGATCACACCAGAAATGTGTTCAGTCTTTTCCAGTAGAAAAATAAATGAACTTAAATTTTAGACTCAGGAGCTCCAATGTGTTTTGCTTTCAGTCTGTGTACTTTAACACCAGATATTCCGGTCTGACAGCATCACCAATCACAACCCCTCTTTTTGTGCTTGTCTGACTCATCTCTGGGCAAACTCCAGCCGGTCCCTCAGAAGATCAGGTCAGTATGACGGGAAGGGAGCTAGTTTGCTCATAAATGGAAGCCAATCTTATCAAGTGATCCGTCTCTGCAGTAGCAGCCAAACTATCACTTTGGAGGATCATATCCTGTCCAccctcttctctcctcttctcCCCTCCCTCACCACCTCTGGTCACCTCTCCCTCCTCCTTACCAGTTTGAGGTATGAACCACAGAACCTCACAGATCTGATAAGCTCACTTTTACTCTCGCAGTCTGATTTCTGTGTGTCTGCCAGCCTGAGGACAGAAACATCACACAGGTTGGTCTCATCTTCCGAAACCACATTAAGGAGGATGCAGATCAGCTGCAGGAGGAAAGAAAACGCCCTGCTCAGATCAGTGAACCCCGGCCCCGCTCCTTCTACAACATCACCTTTGCTTTAGTGCCGAGACCACATCTGGATAACACAGCTGCTTTGTGCGCCTTTACCAGTCGCATAAACGCATCTTCTGTTCATTTGTGTCTGCGGTTATTTAATTATCAATGATCCCCTGCAACAATGACATCAACCTTTACGGATGGTTGGAGAAATACCTCCAGAAAGGCGAGATGGGGCCGCAGCTGGGGGGAGATGGGTGGGGCTAAATTAAGGATACAGCCCGGGAAGGCGCAGATTTAAAGCTTCACTGATCAGTCTGAAAAAATCAAAGTTTTTACCTTTAACTTGAGTCTCGTATTCGGCCACGATCTCCTTGTCCTTTCGGATTTTGGCTGGAGACGTCATGGTTGAGTTTTGGGATCAGACCGctcgtcctctctctctctctttatctgtAAAGTCAAATCTCTGCAAACTACCCGGATCTGAGTGGCCGCAGACGGCTAGGAGCGCCACCGCTATCAACCGGATTAACGAGGGAACCGGAGAGCCCAGATGAGGGGTGCAGCTCCTCGGTGAGCCCGTGGATCGGTATTGTCTCTCTGCCTCTGCTCACTCACTCAGGGCGCATTGTGAGTTTGGCGCTGCTGCTGTATCCGCCGCCTCCTCCAAACCGGTAATGGTGCAAAAAGCTTCCACGGAAAACACGCTCATTCCCTTCTTAAAATAAAACTGGCCCAACTTGTGTGCACACTCCCTGACAAACTCCGTTTTTAACATAAAAAACTCTCCACAAGTCTATCTGGTTGGAGCTCCCCCGTCTGTCTGAACTATCTCCTTGCCCCTCCTGAAGTGAAGAGAGGAAACCGAGCGAAGAGGATGCCTACTGGTCAGCTCTACTGCGCAGGCTGAGCATTTGGAAACACAAACATACACAGATAGTACAATAAGTATAAGAGTATCCACAAAAACACCAGATTATCCACAAAAAAAGGCTACCACTTAAAATTCCCTAATTTAACGTTGCCTCTGTGCATTGTTTTTATTTCATCTACATCTCTTCGATCCAGAACATATGGAAGCATTATATTTAGTTAATTAAAatgacatttaaaaatattatctGAAGCTGTGCTTTTTTATGCTTTAAAAATTataatttaaacttttttttttcaaaataaaccacgcccacagcaCTTCCCACAACCCAATTATTAATGAGTCTACATCATTTAAACGCCGGCGCACGTAGAAGCTGAGTGGACACAAttaatttgcccccccccccccccccccccaaaagttcCTTAGCTCTAGCGGCACCGTCTCACTGCgaacctgcttttgttttctttgcCAATATCACGTTGTGGTCCAAAATGAGCAAAGCGAGTAACTAAGCCGAAAACACGATATCTAGAATGTGTGTTGATCAGTAGCAgatttaatgtgttttttttcttcttcttctttttagaaTTTGTAATTGCACATTTATGTTAAGAAAACACTTTTTGGCCACTATAATATCAAAGCGACACGCGTTTCTTTTTATTTGAGATAAACTTATTTatcgctgcatggtggcgcagttagcactattgcctcgcagcatgaagattaatacctacacggagtagatagctgcttctctaattcttgccactttttacattaataattttatcatgtgttttattaattcttatatttgcttatctcttaattaatttttttctatctcaccttctgcaccaaaatactgcagcaatttcctaatgttgtgatgtggcacacatatggcaataaaaacttctgattctgaaggttgcaggttcgaaactcggctgcagcctttctgcatggagttgcgtgttctccccatgcatgggtactccggtttcccccacaaatcccaacatgccctataggttataaattgtaagtcgctttggataaaagcgtctgccaaataaataaacataaacatatcgcCATTTATCACGTGCCTTTATCGAGTGCCGGTAGACCATTAACGAGTAGACCAAAGGAAAAGATTTAAATGACATTCATCTCCACCAATGAGTAAAGTGAATATGAGGCAGAGCGTTTCCAACCAATCAAATATGGGGATTGGAAAGACAGCAACCAATAGCGACGGCTACTACAGCGTTTACCCAATCAAATTCAACGTTATTGGTCTTTTAAATTAAGTTTCAGGAAGTGCCGTTAAATAGCAGGAAGCTGTAAACAAAACTGACCGCTATTTGGCTAGCTGTTTACTACACATGAATAGAATTAGCTGCGCAAAACCGGCTACAAAGCGCATTTATCAGCAATACAACCAACCCGTTCGCACGCAGTTGTCGATCTGCCGCTGTTTTGTGTGTTCTTCCCAGCTAGGCTAACGGGGACAGCCCTCCGCTACGGTAAAAAGCTAACAAGGACCTTTTGCGAGCTCTCGTTGTCTCCAACACAGCAAAGTGAACATAAATCGTGTTTTATTTACcggactttacggtttgtgaccaaCATAAgtatccgctcggtgtcgttaactgGCAGAAAGACGGAGGGTTCGTCCGTAATTAGCAAAACAACAATGTCAACATCCAACGCCAATTTCAAGAACAAGTGTGTTACCCTGGTGAACTGCATCTTCTGCGATAGTCTGCTCTGCACCAGAGGCATGAAGGCAGTGCTGCTAGCAGACACCGAAGTGGAGCTCTTTTCTACGGACATACCTCCAAACAGGTAGCTGCTAATGCTGTTAGCAGTCCTGCTAGTCTTTGTTTGGGTCTGGAGCGAGTGCTTTACGAAGTCATGATTTGTTTAGCTAAAACTATAAACATCTGTTGTAAGATTGATGCTGATATGTCGGTTAATCTTCGATGCTTGTATCTAATGCTTGTTTTTATTTCCTGTAATGCACCCCTCCTGAAGAACTGTTGACTTTGTGGCCAGCTGCTACTCAACTGAAAGCTGTAAATGCAAACTGAGAGACATCGCGTGTCTAAAATGGTGTGTAAACCCCTCCTGTACCTCCAGTGTGTGTTTAAAGATTCTTATTTGCTCATGGAAGAGAACAAACACCAGTTTTAACATGGTAGCAAATATGTCACCCAAACACACCTGCTATATCTTACTTTTGTAGAGCTGCAGATTGCTTGTTTATGGGACAGTTATCCTTTTGCACACATCTAGGGTCTGACCAACAATCTAAAACCTAATTGTATGAAAGCTGATTTCTTCAAATGAGCATAtgtgtctttttgtttttgtggaaaGTCATGGCTGTCTGTTGGTTTCTAACTTAAAGCCAGTTTTGGTATTACAGGGAGCCTCTTTGTATTGCCAGGCTTTTGCTGCAGTTGTACTCTGTGGGAAAAATATGAGCATATGTCAGATAATGGACCTTCTCTGGTGGTGTTAGCACTTTTCCAGAAACGCCTCTACCAAAGTGCTGATCTTTGTTTCTCCTTTGTTCTCCAAGCGGGAATGTTGTTGGCTATCACGTGGTCGCCCCCTGTAAACCCTGCCTGCTCTCCTGCAACAATGGCCACTTCTGGATGTTCAACAGTGACGCCGTCTCTACCCTCAACAGACTTGATGCAACGGGTCAGTAGCCTTCTGTAAAGCTGGGTCTCTGTGAAACCCTTTcaggttttaatgagcatttttttaTTGCGCCTGCAGGTCTAAATCTTCTCCTGTGGGGAGATCTTCCAGAGCTGGATGACAGTGAGAGCGACGAATCAGGAAGCCCATCAGAGGAGGAGTGTATTAGGTAGAGAGGGATGACAGGAAACGACCTGGAGGCTTACATTTAGGAGTAAAAGTGGAAAGCACACGTATGAAAGAGTAACTCAACACCAAATCGCATAGAGCAGATAAGCTCAGTAATCCTCCATGTGGGCTGAACCACCTGCAGCTCAGACCACACCCCAAAACACTGATGTCACAGcagcaggtgttttttttttttttcacctgaCAGGTGAAGCACACCAGCTCTGACATCACCCGCTGAGGTGTGGCCAGAAAAGTTCTTGTAATTTAGTGTTAAATTACTCCTTAACCTGTGACCAATGCCTTTCTCTTCTTACTTATCACTGCTGAAGCACAGACACACACTCGCCGCTCATTTTTAATCCACATTTCACGGGCTCAGAAAGAAAAAGCTGAAGACTCTTTAACTGAGCTGTTGCTCagcatgtatttttttttaccagccTCTAAAGAATAGAAGATGATGTTATGAGGCGTAACTGTGAATGCTGTGCTTGTTCGCGCTGTTTATTTTGAAGCAGACGTTCGCTACATTTCACTGATCTTTAGTAGGAGTTATAATCTGTATACTGAATATGCTGTGATGAGGAAACTCAGATTCTGAGTGATGTCTTTAAAAGGCCTGTATTTCTGCTGTGGGGCTCGGTGCTGAATGAAACCTCCAGTGCTTTTGGAATCTCACCTGTTAGACAAACGGCACAATGACTAAATGATGGTCACAAATTGagctttttatttgtttttcttacaACCTAGAAGTGAAAGATGTTCTGCTGCTGCATTATCCTTGTGGTGCAAGCTGGGTAAACGTACAGAAGGGTCCATCATCCATGGTGTGTTTATGTAGCAGCACATCTGTAGCATCTGGACGAGAGTAAGAATCGCCAACTCCCAAGAATCATCCACCACGATGGTATTAACTTGTAAGCTGGTCTCTCAATTAAAATTAGCGGCGTTTCACATCTCGTGAAACGAAGACGTCTGGATCCTTgctgacatttcgtta
This sequence is a window from Nothobranchius furzeri strain GRZ-AD chromosome 3, NfurGRZ-RIMD1, whole genome shotgun sequence. Protein-coding genes within it:
- the LOC107385594 gene encoding protein FAM72A, producing MSTSNANFKNKCVTLVNCIFCDSLLCTRGMKAVLLADTEVELFSTDIPPNRTVDFVASCYSTESCKCKLRDIACLKCGNVVGYHVVAPCKPCLLSCNNGHFWMFNSDAVSTLNRLDATGLNLLLWGDLPELDDSESDESGSPSEEECIR